One window from the genome of Musa acuminata AAA Group cultivar baxijiao chromosome BXJ1-4, Cavendish_Baxijiao_AAA, whole genome shotgun sequence encodes:
- the LOC135671933 gene encoding UDP-arabinopyranose mutase 3 has protein sequence MAKESSSKLVPGTPLLKDELDIVIPTIRNLDFLEMWRPFFQPYHLIIVQDGDPSRTIKVPEGFDYELYNRNDINRILGPKAACISFKDSACRCFGYMVSKKKYIYTIDDDCFVAKDPSGKEINALEQHIKNLLTPSTPHFFNTLYDPYRDGADFVRGYPFSLREGAPTAVSHGLWLNIPDYDAPTQLVKPLERNKRYVDAVLTIPKGTLFPMCGMNLAFDRELIGPAMYFGLMGDGQPIGRYDDMWAGWCTKVICDHLRLGVKTGLPYIWHSKASNPFVNLKKEYNGIFWQEEVIPFFQSAVLSKDCTTVQKCYIELSKQVREKLGKIDPYFNKLADAMVTWIEAWDELNPPKEAAGVPNGTVKGK, from the exons ATGGCGAAAGAATCATCGTCGAAGTTGGTCCCGGGCACGCCATTGCTGAAGGACGAGCTCGACATCGTGATCCCGACGATAAGGAACCTGGATTTCTTGGAGATGTGGCGGCCCTTCTTCCAGCCGTACCACCTCATCATCGTGCAGGACGGCGATCCGAGCAGGACGATCAAGGTGCCGGAGGGGTTCGACTACGAGCTCTACAACCGCAATGACATCAACCGCATCCTGGGGCCCAAGGCCGCCTGCATCTCCTTCAAGGACTCCGCCTGCCGCTGCTTCGGCTACATGGTCTCCAAGAAGAAGTACATCTACACCATCGACGACGACTGCTTC GTCGCTAAAGATCCCTCTGGTAAGGAGATCAATGCGCTTGAACAGCACATAAAGAATCTCCTTACCCCTTCTACTCCCCACTTCTTCAACACCTTGTATGATCCCTACCGTGATGGAGCAGACTTTGTTCGCGGATATCCTTTCAGCCTTCGGGAAGGTGCGCCAACGGCTGTTTCTCATGGCCTTTGGCTTAACATACCTGACTATGATGCTCCGACCCAGCTCGTCAAGCCTCTTGAGAGGAACAAGAG GTACGTCGATGCAGTTCTCACCATCCCTAAGGGAACTTTGTTCCCGATGTGCGGAATGAATCTGGCCTTTGACCGAGAACTTATTGGCCCTGCAATGTACTTTGGACTTATGGGTGATGGCCAGCCTATTGGGCGCTATGATGACATGTGGGCTGGATGGTGTACCAAG GTAATCTGCGACCACTTGAGATTGGGAGTTAAGACGGGATTGCCTTACATCTGGCACAGCAAGGCCAGCAACCCTTTTGTGAACCTGAAGAAAGAGTACAACGGTATCTTCTGGCaagaggaggtgatcccattcttCCAGTCTGCTGTCCTTTCCAAGGACTGCACCACCGTCCAGAAATGCTACATTGAACTGTCCAAGCAGGTGAGAGAAAAGCTCGGCAAGATCGACCCTTATTTCAACAAGCTTGCGGATGCGATGGTTACTTGGATCGAGGCCTGGGATGAGCTCAACCCGCCGAAAGAGGCTGCCGGAGTGCCCAATGGCACGGTCAAAGGGAAGTAG
- the LOC103982134 gene encoding uncharacterized protein LOC103982134 — protein MAIQEKLMQAVVEHRAQLALTAALAAAVVSLLSVGPSFSAVAGFFWPLLVSTAFLLVAVAVLLRISPPPGETSGEELIDYVAGRPEDAQLAGPYEETPDAGREGEAEAARVKHQKSQ, from the coding sequence ATGGCGATCCAGGAGAAGCTGATGCAAGCGGTGGTGGAGCACCGGGCCCAGCTGGCCCTCACCGCCGCCCTCGCCGCCGCGGTCGTCTCCCTCCTCAGCGTCGGCCCCAGCTTCTCCGCCGTGGCGGGCTTCTTCTGGCCGCTCCTCGTCTCCACCGCCTTCCTgctcgtcgccgtcgccgtcctCCTCCGGATCTCCCCACCCCCGGGCGAGACATCCGGGGAGGAGCTCATCGACTACGTCGCCGGCCGGCCGGAGGACGCCCAGCTGGCGGGGCCCTACGAAGAGACACCTGACGCCGGCAGGGAGGGGGAGGCGGAGGCCGCGCGAGTGAAGCACCAAAAGTCGcagtga
- the LOC103982137 gene encoding cytochrome P450 85A1-like isoform X1: protein MGPRSKTGLGSCMRTRSQRAAGAPIPFFAVLCSWARRSSLVAEMVALLMVIGLAVSFLVACSALLRWNEVRYRKKGLPPGTMGWPVFGETTEFLKQGPGFMKNQRLRYGSLFKSHILGCPTVVCMDPELNRFVLMNEGKGFVPGYPQSMLDILGRSNIAAVHGEMHKTMRSAMLGLVSSPMIRDKLLPRIDEFMRSYIDNWSGSVIDIQEKTKEMALMSALKQIASIETGPVSESLKTEIFKLVLGTLSLPINIPGTNYYRGFKARKNLVGLLRRLIEERRISRCSYDDMLGSLLKVDDSSKVKLNDEQIIDLIIALVYSGYETVSTTSMMAVKYLHDHPRVLEELRSEHLEIRKGKSREDGIDWSNYKTMKFTRAVILETLRMATVVNGVLRKTTKDVAMKGFIIPKGWRIYVYTREINYDPLMYPEPLTFNPWRWLDKNLDSHHHFMLFGGGGRMCPGKELGTAEIATFLHYFVSRYRWEEVGGDNILKFPRVQAPNGLHIRVWDNQDQIVQSIR, encoded by the exons ATGGGGCCTCGGTCAAAGACAGGCCTTGGAAGCT GCATGCGCACTCGGAGCCAGAGAGCAGCAGGAGCACCCATCCCCTTTTTCGCAGTGCTCTGTAGTTGGGCAAGGCGCTCCTCCTTGGTTGCAGAAATGGTGGCCTTGCTGATGGTTATTGGATTGGCAGTGAGCTTCCTGGTCGCCTGTAGTGCCTTGTTGAGATGGAATGAGGTGAGGTACAGGAAGAAGGGCCTGCCTCCAGGGACTATGGGTTGGCCAGTCTTTGGGGAGACTACAGAGTTTCTGAAGCAAGGTCCTGGCTTCATGAAGAACCAGAGACTTAG GTATGGGAGCTTGTTCAAGTCACACATACTGGGATGTCCCACCGTGGTGTGCATGGATCCGGAGCTCAACAGGTTCGTTCTGATGAACGAAGGGAAAGGCTTCGTCCCCGGGTATCCCCAGTCCATGCTGGATATCCTGGGGCGATCCAACATTGCAGCCGTGCATGGTGAGATGCACAAGACCATGAGGAGCGCCATGCTTGGCCTGGTAAGCTCCCCAATGATCAGGGACAAACTCCTGCCTAGAATCGATGAGTTCATGCGATCTTACATCGACAATTGGAGTGGAAGCGTCATTGACATCCAAGAGAAGACCAAGGAG ATGGCATTGATGTCGGCCTTGAAGCAAATTGCAAGCATCGAGACTGGTCCAGTTTCTGAATCCCTGAAAACAGAGATCTTCAAACTTGTCCTCGGTACTCTTTCCTTGCCGATCAATATTCCTGGAACAAACTATTATCGGGGCTTTAAG GCAAGAAAGAATCTCGTGGGTCTGCTGCGCCGGCTAATAGAGGAAAGAAGGATTTCCAGATGCTCCTACGATGACATGCTCGGTTCCCTCCTCAAGGTTGATGACAGCTCCAAAGTAAAACTCAATGATGAACAAATCATTGATCTGATCATCGCTCTGGTGTATTCTGGCTATGAAACTGTTTCGACAACCTCGATGATGGCTGTCAAATATCTCCACGATCACCCTAGAGTCCTTGAAGAACTCAGA AGCGAACATTTGGAAATTCGCAAAGGAAAGTCACGAGAGGATGGAATCGATTGGAGCAATTACAAGACAATGAAGTTTACTCGTGCG GTAATCCTGGAGACCCTAAGAATGGCCACGGTGGTCAATGGAGTACTTAGAAAGACAACAAAAGATGTGGCAATGAAAG GTTTCATAATTCCAAAAGGATGGAGGATATATGTATACACCAGAGAGATCAATTATGATCCTCTTATGTATCCTGAACCTTTGACCTTCAACCCATGGAGATGGCTG GACAAAAACTTGGACTCGCACCATCACTTCATGCTGTTTGGAGGAGGAGGCAGGATGTGCCCGGGGAAAGAACTGGGGACAGCGGAGATTGCAACATTCCTGCACTACTTTGTGAGCAGATACAG GTGGGAAGAAGTTGGAGGGGATAACATACTTAAATTTCCGAGAGTTCAAGCTCCGAACGGCCTGCATATCCGAGTTTGGGATAACCAAGATCAAATTGTACAGAGCATTAGGTAG
- the LOC103982137 gene encoding cytochrome P450 85A1-like isoform X2 codes for MGPRSKTGLGSCMRTRSQRAAGAPIPFFAVLCSWARRSSLVAEMVALLMVIGLAVSFLVACSALLRWNEVRYRKKGLPPGTMGWPVFGETTEFLKQGPGFMKNQRLRYGSLFKSHILGCPTVVCMDPELNRFVLMNEGKGFVPGYPQSMLDILGRSNIAAVHGEMHKTMRSAMLGLMALMSALKQIASIETGPVSESLKTEIFKLVLGTLSLPINIPGTNYYRGFKARKNLVGLLRRLIEERRISRCSYDDMLGSLLKVDDSSKVKLNDEQIIDLIIALVYSGYETVSTTSMMAVKYLHDHPRVLEELRSEHLEIRKGKSREDGIDWSNYKTMKFTRAVILETLRMATVVNGVLRKTTKDVAMKGFIIPKGWRIYVYTREINYDPLMYPEPLTFNPWRWLDKNLDSHHHFMLFGGGGRMCPGKELGTAEIATFLHYFVSRYRWEEVGGDNILKFPRVQAPNGLHIRVWDNQDQIVQSIR; via the exons ATGGGGCCTCGGTCAAAGACAGGCCTTGGAAGCT GCATGCGCACTCGGAGCCAGAGAGCAGCAGGAGCACCCATCCCCTTTTTCGCAGTGCTCTGTAGTTGGGCAAGGCGCTCCTCCTTGGTTGCAGAAATGGTGGCCTTGCTGATGGTTATTGGATTGGCAGTGAGCTTCCTGGTCGCCTGTAGTGCCTTGTTGAGATGGAATGAGGTGAGGTACAGGAAGAAGGGCCTGCCTCCAGGGACTATGGGTTGGCCAGTCTTTGGGGAGACTACAGAGTTTCTGAAGCAAGGTCCTGGCTTCATGAAGAACCAGAGACTTAG GTATGGGAGCTTGTTCAAGTCACACATACTGGGATGTCCCACCGTGGTGTGCATGGATCCGGAGCTCAACAGGTTCGTTCTGATGAACGAAGGGAAAGGCTTCGTCCCCGGGTATCCCCAGTCCATGCTGGATATCCTGGGGCGATCCAACATTGCAGCCGTGCATGGTGAGATGCACAAGACCATGAGGAGCGCCATGCTTGGCCTG ATGGCATTGATGTCGGCCTTGAAGCAAATTGCAAGCATCGAGACTGGTCCAGTTTCTGAATCCCTGAAAACAGAGATCTTCAAACTTGTCCTCGGTACTCTTTCCTTGCCGATCAATATTCCTGGAACAAACTATTATCGGGGCTTTAAG GCAAGAAAGAATCTCGTGGGTCTGCTGCGCCGGCTAATAGAGGAAAGAAGGATTTCCAGATGCTCCTACGATGACATGCTCGGTTCCCTCCTCAAGGTTGATGACAGCTCCAAAGTAAAACTCAATGATGAACAAATCATTGATCTGATCATCGCTCTGGTGTATTCTGGCTATGAAACTGTTTCGACAACCTCGATGATGGCTGTCAAATATCTCCACGATCACCCTAGAGTCCTTGAAGAACTCAGA AGCGAACATTTGGAAATTCGCAAAGGAAAGTCACGAGAGGATGGAATCGATTGGAGCAATTACAAGACAATGAAGTTTACTCGTGCG GTAATCCTGGAGACCCTAAGAATGGCCACGGTGGTCAATGGAGTACTTAGAAAGACAACAAAAGATGTGGCAATGAAAG GTTTCATAATTCCAAAAGGATGGAGGATATATGTATACACCAGAGAGATCAATTATGATCCTCTTATGTATCCTGAACCTTTGACCTTCAACCCATGGAGATGGCTG GACAAAAACTTGGACTCGCACCATCACTTCATGCTGTTTGGAGGAGGAGGCAGGATGTGCCCGGGGAAAGAACTGGGGACAGCGGAGATTGCAACATTCCTGCACTACTTTGTGAGCAGATACAG GTGGGAAGAAGTTGGAGGGGATAACATACTTAAATTTCCGAGAGTTCAAGCTCCGAACGGCCTGCATATCCGAGTTTGGGATAACCAAGATCAAATTGTACAGAGCATTAGGTAG
- the LOC135672686 gene encoding senescence-specific cysteine protease SAG39-like, whose protein sequence is MASLVCLWMALLALGLGACSPAAAELGEASMAERHVEWMARHGRAYKDAAEKEQRLRIFKSNVEYIESFNAGKRKYQLAANQFADLTHEEFKAMHTGFKPSGTGAKKAGNGFRHGSLSSVPDSVDWRSKGAVTPIKDQGLCGSCWAFTVVAAVEGITKIVTGKLISLSEQQLMDCDVHGKDQGCQGGDMDAAFEFIVNNGGITSEANYPYEEVQRTCNAHNASFVVATIESHEDVPTNDEKALRKAVANQPVSVGIDAGSSLDFQLYSGGVFSGECGTDLDHAVTVVGYGTTSDGTKYWLAKNSWGETWGENGYIRMERDVAAKEGLCGIAMQASYPTAGTPRTQSSSATAAESILHAWFMLLCVIVVCVVVT, encoded by the exons ATGGCTTCGCTGGTATGTTTGTGGATGGCCTTGTTGGCGCTGGGTCTCGGGGCTTGTTCCCCAGCAGCGGCCGAGCTCGGGGAAGCGTCCATGGCGGAGAGGCACGTCGAGTGGATGGCGCGGCATGGGCGCGCGTACAAGGACGCTGCCGAGAAGGAGCAGCGTCTCAGGATCTTCAAGTCCAACGTGGAGTACATCGAATCCTTCAATGCGGGGAAGCGCAAGTACCAGCTGGCCGCCAATCAGTTCGCCGACCTCACCCACGAGGAATTCAAGGCCATGCACACCGGCTTTAAGCCTTCGGGAACAGGTGCGAAGAAAGCAGGCAATGGCTTCAGGCATGGGAGTCTCTCCTCTGTTCCAGATAGCGTGGACTGGAGGAGCAAAGGTGCAGTCACTCCCATCAAAGACCAAGGCCTATGCG GATCTTGTTGGGCGTTCACTGTAGTAGCCGCAGTGGAGGGGATCACCAAGATCGTAACCGGCAAGTTGATCTCGCTGTCAGAGCAACAGCTCATGGACTGCGACGTCCATGGCAAGGACCAAGGATGCCAGGGCGGCGACATGGACGCCGCCTTCGAGTTCATCGTCAACAACGGCGGCATCACCAGCGAGGCCAACTACCCGTACGAGGAAGTCCAACGCACCTGCAACGCCCACAACGCCTCCTTCGTGGTAGCCACCATCGAGAGCCACGAGGACGTGCCCACGAACGACGAAAAAGCACTTCGCAAGGCCGTGGCCAACCAGCCGGTCTCTGTTGGAATCGATGCAGGCTCCTCGTTAGACTTCCAGCTCTACTCGGGTGGTGTCTTCTCCGGCGAGTGCGGAACGGATCTGGACCATGCGGTGACGGTGGTCGGATATGGCACCACGAGCGACGGCACCAAGTACTGGCTGGCGAAGAATTCGTGGGGAGAAACTTGGGGTGAGAACGGATACATTAGGATGGAGAGGGATGTGGCGGCCAAGGAGGGCCTCTGCGGAATCGCCATGCAAGCTTCCTACCCGACAGCAGGAACACCGAGGACTCAATCTTCGTCGGCGACGGCGGCCGAGAGTATTCTGCACGCTTGGTTTATGCTCTTGTGTGTCATCGTCGTGTGTGTCGTCGTCACTTAA